Proteins encoded within one genomic window of Rhinolophus sinicus isolate RSC01 linkage group LG14, ASM3656204v1, whole genome shotgun sequence:
- the CLXN gene encoding calaxin, translating into MNRKKLQKLTDTLTKNCKHFNKFEVKCLIQLFYNLVGDVTEWQGVVIGLDRNAFRNILHVTFGMTDDMIMDRVFRGFDKDNDGCVNVSEWIYGLSLFLRGTLEEKMKYCFEVFDLNGDGFISKEEMFHMLKNSLFQQPSEEDPDEGIKDLVEITLKKMDYDHDGKLSFSDYERSVREETLLLEAFGPCLPDPKSQMEFESQVFKDPNEFNDM; encoded by the exons ATGAATCGCAAGAAGCTGCAGAAGTTGACGGACACATTAACTAAAAATTGCAAGCATT ttaatAAATTTGAAGTGAAATGTCTTATACAACTTTTTTATAACTTGGTGGGAGATGTAACAGAGTGGCAAGGTGTGGTCATTGGACTGGATCGTAATGCATTTCGAAATATCTTGCATGTGACATTTGGAAtgacagatgacatgattatggACAGAG TATTCCGAGGTTTTGATAAAGACAATGATGGCTGTGTAAATGTATCAGAATGGATTTATGGATTATCGCTGTTTCTTCGAGGAActttggaagaaaaaatgaaat attgctttGAAGTTTTTGATTTGAATGGTGATGGATTCATTTCAAAGGAGGAAATGTTCCACATGTTGAAGAACAGCCTTTTCCAACAGCCATCTGAAGAAGACCCTGATGAAGGAATTAAAGATTTGGTTGAGATAACACTTAAGAAAATG GACTATGATCACGATGGGAAGCTCTCCTTTTCAGACTATGAACGATCTGTGAGAGAAGAGACTCTTTTACTGGAAGCTTTTGGACCATGCCTACCTGATCCAAAG AGCCAGATGGAATTTGAATCCCAAGTATTCAAAGATCCAAATGAATTCAACGATATGTGA